The Daucus carota subsp. sativus chromosome 9, DH1 v3.0, whole genome shotgun sequence genome window below encodes:
- the LOC108202693 gene encoding delta(24)-sterol reductase — translation MSDLEAPLRPKRKKIWVDYFVNFRWIIVIFVVLPISFTLYFLTYLGDVRSEWKSFEKRQKEHDENVKKVVKRLKQRNPSKDGLVCTARKPYIAVGMRNVDYKRARHFEVDLSAFRNILEIDQERMIAKCEPLVNMGQITRVTVPMNLALAVVAELDDLTVGGLINGYGIEGSSHKYGLFADTVVAYEIVLADGRVVRATKDNEYSDLFYAIPWSQGTLGLLVSAEIKLIPIKEYMKLTYTPVKGNLKELAQGYIDSFAPRDGDQDNDEKVPDFVETMIYNPREAVCMTGRYASKEEAKKKGNKINEVGWWFKPWFYQHAETALTKGEFVEYIPTREYYHRHTRCLYWEGKLILPFGDQWWFRYSLGWLMPPKVSLLKATQGEAIRNYYHEMHVIQDMLVPLYKVGDALEFVDREMELYPLWLCPHKLYKLPCKTMIYPEPGFELHQRQGDTSYAQMYTDVGVYYAPGPVLRGEEFDGAEAVRRLESWLIENHGFQPQYAVSELNEKSFWKMFDAGLYEQCRRKYGAVGTFMSVYYKCKKGRKTEKEVQEAEQAHLETAYAEVDMPVD, via the exons ATGTCAGATCTTGAGGCCCCACTTCGTCCCAAAAGGAAGAAGATATGGGTCGATTACTTTGTCAACTTCCGTTGGATTATTGTTATCTTTGTCGTCCTTCCCATCTCCTTCACATTGTACTTCCTCACCTACCTCGGGGATGTCAGATCAGAGTGGAAGTCCTTCGAGAAGCGTCAGAAGGAGCATGATGAGAATGTTAAGAAAGTTGTGAAACGCCTCAAGCAAAGAAATCCATCAAAGGATGGTCTTGTGTGCACAGCCCGCAAACCTTACATTGCTGTTGGAATGCGGAATGTTGACTACAAGCGTGCTCGACATTTTGAGGTTGATCTTTCCGCTTTCCGGAACATTCTTGAAATTGACCAAGAAAGAATGATCGCGAAATGCGAACCTCTTGTCAACATGGGACAGATCACCAGGGTCACTGTTCCAATGAACCTTGCCCTTGCTGTGGTTGCTGAGCTCGATGATCTGACTGTTGGCGGTCTCATTAATGGATATGGAATTGAGGGGAGCTCCCATAAATATGGCCTGTTTGCTGACACTGTTGTTGCCTATGAGATTGTTCTAGCAGATGGGCGGGTTGTGAGAGCCACAAAGGACAACGAATATTCCGACCTTTTCTACGCTATTCCATGGTCTCAGGGGACTTTGGGTCTGCTTGTCTCAGCTGAGATCAAGCTGATACCCATAAAGGAATACATGAAGCTGACATATACACCCGTGAAAGGTAACTTAAAAGAACTGGCACAGGGTTACATTGATTCTTTCGCACCCAGGGATGGGGATCAAGATAATGATGAGAAGGTGCCAGACTTTGTAGAGACTATGATTTACAATCCTCGTGAAGCTGTTTGCATGACAGGAAGGTATGCTTCAAAGGAAGAGGCTAAAAAGAAGGGCAATAAGATTAACGAAGTTGGATGGTGGTTTAAACCATGGTTCTACCAGCATGCGGAGACAGCATTGACGAAAGGTGAGTTTGTAGAGTACATTCCAACCAGAGAATACTACCACAGGCACACAAGGTGTTTGTATTGGGAGGGGAAGCTCATCCTTCCATTTGGTGATCAGTGGTGGTTTAGGTATTCTCTTGGTTGGTTGATGCCACCTAAGGTCTCTTTGCTGAAGGCTACTCAAGGTGAAGCCATCAGAAACTACTACCATGAAATGCATGTCATTCAGGATATGCTCGTTCCGCTTTACAAGGTTGGCGATGCTCTGGAGTTTGTTGACCGTGAAATGGAG CTTTACCCACTTTGGCTCTGCCCACACAAACTGTACAAGCTACCTTGCAAGACGATGATATATCCTGAACCAGGATTTGAGCTACATCAAAGACAGGGGGACACAAGTTATGCTCAGATGTACACAGATGTTGGAGTCTACTATGCTCCTGGACCTGTCTTAAGGGGCGAGGAGTTTGATGGTGCTGAGGCTGTCCGTCGCTTGGAGAGCTGGTTGATTGAAAACCATGGTTTCCAGCCACAGTATGCTGTGTCGGAGCTCAATGAGAAGAGTTTCTGGAAGATGTTTGATGCAGGGCTATATGAGCAGTGCAGGAGGAAGTATGGAGCTGTCGGAACATTTATGAGTGTGTACTACAAGTGTAAGAAAGGTAGGAAGACTGAGAAGGAGGTGCAGGAAGCCGAGCAAGCCCATCTTGAGACGGCTTATGCAGAAGTAGACATGCCAGTAGATTAA